One Nicotiana tomentosiformis chromosome 4, ASM39032v3, whole genome shotgun sequence genomic window carries:
- the LOC138909854 gene encoding uncharacterized protein — MAEKQHMVVQEVAMPSIANVTSSIVKTRITGHFELKHRMIQLHYANGQFIGLPHEDPQQHILNFLEISDTYITNGVTPYYVRLTLFTFSLFGEAKRWLKAEPANTITSWNDLARKVLARFFPSGKTAKIRSEIVAFKQKAGESLYSDWEMFKGLLKDCPHHNKTKKVLTHTFIEGLHLETKIVVDATAGGQVLEKSFDDMNKFSKSNPDWQGEMGRHTVQIFTRVPELDVVSALSEQILTLTNQVNQMTFVIDKQQAQPVQQGQNNSMGTLTILTRGTTQTSLGVETKVLRIRKGHKYLNNNIDQLEQMMKKFIADQQAQTAEMMKKVMADQQAQAVTMRNLERQMGQLVSAQNTRPVGALPSDAEANTKASINVMSLSNGRQLEEVQSKKKKQGTFNEKQATIEAELEKLKEYEKPSEEVVATQPPLLVARPLPPFPQGLKKVKDNTAYKIFLDILKQVQINIPLVYNLQEVPKYAKYIKDIMANKRRLTKFETVALTECSSRIQSKLPR, encoded by the exons ATGGCAGAGAAGCAACATATGGTTGTTCAGGAGGTGGCGATGCccagcattgctaatgtcacctccaGTATTGTGAAGACCAGAATCACTGGGCACTTTGAGCTGAAACATAGAATGATCCAACTGCATTATGCAAATGGGCAGTTTATAGGTCTTCCACATGAGGATCCACAACAGCATATCCTGAACTTCTTAGAGATCAGTGATACTTACATCACTAACGGAGTCACTCCATACTACGTGAGGCTCACACTTTTCACATTCTCTCTGTTCGGTGAAGCAAAGCGATGGCTGAAGGCAGAACCGGCTAATACtattacatcatggaatgatctagcaaggaaagtTTTGGCAAGGTTCTTCCCTTCAGGCAAAACTGCAAAGATCAGAAGTGAGATAGTCGCCTTTAAACAGAAAGCGGGGGAGTCTTTATACTCAGATTGGGAGATGTTCAAGGGGCTGCTCAAAGACTGTCCTCATCACAATAAGACAAAGAAAGTGTTAACTCACACTTTCATAGAAGGGCTACACCTAGAGACAAAGATTGTGGTAGATGCTACAGCTGGAGGTCAAGTGTTGGAGAAAAGCTTTGATGatatgaacaaattctccaaaagcaATCCTGATTGGCAAGGAGAGATGGGCAGACACACGGTGCAAATATTTACAAGGGTTCCCGAGTTAGATGTCGTCTCTGCATTATCAGAGCAGATTTTAACATTGACTAACCAAGTCAATCAGATGACCTTTGTTATTGACAAGCAACAAGCACAGCCAGTGCAACAG GGGCAAAACAAcagtatgggaacacttacaatcctaactagaggaaccacccaaacttctcttggggtggaaaccAAGGTGCTCAGAATCCGTAAAGGCCACAAGTACCTcaacaacaatatagaccagTTGGAGCAAATGATGAAGAAATTTATAGCTGACCAGCAGGCCCAAACAGCAGAGATGATGAAGAAAGTAATGGCTGACCAGCAGGCCCAAGCAGTAACAATGAGAAATTTGGAGCGACAAATGGGACAACTTGTTAGTGCACAAAATACTCGACCAGTTGGAGCTCTTCCAAGCGACGCTGAGGCTAACACTAAGGCATCGATTAATGTTATGTCATTGAGCAATGGGAGACAGTTAGAAGAAGTCCagtcaaaaaagaaaaaacaaggaACCTTTAATGAGAAGCAGGCCACAATAGAGGCAGAATTAGAAAAATTAAAGGAGTATGAGAAGCCATCTGAAGAGGTGGTGGCTACGCAACCCCCACTATTAGTTGCGAGGCCACTACCTCCGTTCCCTCAAGGATTGAAGAAAGTGAAGGATAATACCGCGTATAAAAtatttcttgatattttgaagcAGGTGCAAATCAATATTCCACTGGTATACAACTTGCAAGAAGTGCCCAAATATGCTAAATACATCAAGGACATCATGGCAAATAAACGGAGGTTGACCAAATTCGAGACTGTGGCACTCACTGAATGTAGCTCAAGAATTCAAAGCAAGCTACCTCGGTAA
- the LOC138909855 gene encoding uncharacterized protein, whose translation MRDYPKRDSGGMAQLASSTTVLYMLVHPSGRESQSSAGRGRGRGRGSSSSGNQNRIYALASRQNQESYPDVVTSILTICSHDAYALIDPGSTLSYIAPFAARKFGIVPEILIDPFAESTPVGEPIIARRVYRGCTVIVYSRHTSPDLVELEIMDFDSIMGMDWLAVCSAIVDCREKAVRFHFPGEPVLEWVGNTVTPGVKEYADVFPDELLGIPPEREIDFRIDLHPGTQPISIPPYRMAPAELKELKE comes from the exons atgcgagattatCCAAAgagagattctgggggtatggcacaactaGCGAGTTCAACAACAGTATTATATATGcttgtgcatccttcagggcgcgagtctcagtcttcggctggtagaggtcgaggcagaggtagaggttccagttcaagtggtaaccaaaaccgtatctatgctttagcgagTCGACAGAACCAGGAGTCTTATCCAGACGTTGTGACaagtatattgaccatttgctctcacgatgcttatgccttgatagacccaggatctactttatcatatatagCCCCATTTGCCGCGAgaaagtttggtatagtgcctgaaatactaattGATCCTTTTGCAgaatctacaccggtcggagaaccgattattgctagacgggtttaccgaggttgtacagtGATAGTTTATAGTCGTCATACCTCacccgacctagttgagctagagataaTGGATTTTGAttctatcatgggcatggactggttggcagttTGCTCTGCCATAGTTGATTGCCGAGAAAAGGCAGTAAGATTTCATTTTccaggtgagccagtccttgaatgggtaggtaatacagtgaCACCcggag tcaaagagtatgcagatgtgtttccagatgagcttctaggtattcctccagagcgagagatagATTTTAGGATCGATTTGCatccgggaactcaaccaatatccatccctccgtatagaatggcacctgccgaattgaaggagttaaaggagtag